The following are encoded together in the Phenylobacterium sp. NIBR 498073 genome:
- a CDS encoding AraC family transcriptional regulator, with the protein MSALTIASVWINAVLDGLVREGLERAALTQGLRGVVDGRAPDAGQIEVGLARRIWRRARALSDDPLLGLKVGSRLPMQAANVVSVVRAHSGTFEESLRHMARYQVLLSDSGRFMPTAREGGLRLTYEPSKAAVGIDPLQIDSVVGAAAGRRPRPVLVQLVGRAEVDPAPFADLLGCPVRMGAAAATIDFDAAALATPIPGADPALRDLNLAYAESLLAGRRRMDGLRHNVRAAIGKLGPGAADVPSVAAQVGCSPRTLQRRLAQAGTSFKALIESYRMEEALILLAESQASIAQIGRLLGYSQTSAFSRAVSHWWGASPRALRQARGVPLR; encoded by the coding sequence ATGTCGGCGCTGACGATCGCCTCGGTCTGGATCAATGCGGTGCTCGACGGCCTGGTCCGCGAGGGACTGGAGCGCGCCGCCCTGACCCAGGGGTTGCGCGGAGTCGTCGACGGGCGGGCGCCGGACGCAGGCCAGATCGAGGTCGGCCTGGCGCGGCGCATCTGGCGGCGGGCCCGTGCGCTCAGCGACGATCCGCTGCTTGGCCTGAAGGTGGGCTCGCGATTGCCCATGCAGGCCGCCAACGTGGTCAGCGTGGTTCGGGCCCACAGCGGGACCTTCGAGGAATCGCTGCGCCACATGGCCCGCTACCAGGTGCTGCTCAGCGACAGCGGGCGGTTCATGCCGACCGCGCGGGAGGGCGGCCTGCGCCTGACCTACGAGCCCAGCAAGGCGGCCGTCGGCATCGACCCGCTGCAGATCGACTCGGTGGTGGGCGCCGCCGCCGGGCGCCGGCCGCGCCCGGTCCTGGTGCAGTTGGTCGGGCGCGCCGAGGTCGATCCCGCCCCGTTTGCGGACCTGCTCGGCTGTCCGGTGCGCATGGGCGCGGCCGCCGCGACCATCGACTTCGACGCCGCCGCCCTGGCCACGCCGATCCCAGGCGCCGACCCGGCCCTGCGCGACCTCAACCTGGCCTATGCGGAGTCCCTGCTGGCCGGCCGGCGGCGGATGGACGGCCTACGCCACAACGTGCGCGCGGCGATCGGCAAGCTTGGGCCCGGCGCGGCCGACGTGCCGTCGGTGGCGGCCCAGGTGGGTTGCTCGCCGCGCACCCTGCAGCGGCGGCTGGCGCAGGCGGGGACCAGTTTCAAGGCGCTAATCGAAAGCTATCGCATGGAGGAGGCGCTGATCCTGCTCGCGGAATCCCAGGCCAGCATCGCCCAGATCGGCCGACTGCTCGGCTATTCGCAGACCAGCGCCTTCTCGCGGGCGGTTTCGCACTGGTGGGGGGCTTCGCCGCGCGCCCTGCGCCAGGCGAGGGGCGTTCCACTGCGCTGA
- a CDS encoding TonB-dependent receptor: MTVIGGARIARAGLAAGASLLALTIAGAAQAQDAKGATEVSELVITAARTTLPASALPMTVDVVDSEDLAQQVSISGSIVDAVSSLSPSFSPTRQKLSGSGETLRGRSPLYAINGIPQSTPIRDGSRDGFTIDAFFIDHVELIYGSNALQGIGATGGVVNQVTVGPPKEDGLSGRVLVQASTDAQAHGDGLGWKTAGLGAWRSGAFDATLGLAYEARGAFYDGHGARIGVDNTQGEIQDSTSTSIFGRFGWQIDDSLRLDLIANRFELKGDGDYVIVAGDRTKNRPASSMRGSPEGRTAANRVETVSLALTDDDLWGGDLNAQLFYNRSRDTFGGDRSATFQDVRLAPLGTLFDQSSNESEKLGARASYEREAPFVPGLTGTLGLDTLRDETAQTLIATNRVWVPPTEFRSVAPFVQANLALFGDKVHLAGGARYESVTLKVGDYTTLATYGSRAVGGGEPSFDATLVNGGIVVTPIEGLRFYASYAEGYTVPDVGRILRGVNRDGVDVDSFLDISPVVSDNQEIGAEWKYGPIEASAAYFWSTSKLGQLLVLNPATNVYDVQRQRVEIEGLELNVSARTPVPGVSVNAGYAKLKGRADSNGDGSVDIDLDGANISPDRFNFALIYQDGPLSARLQSQSYLERSFEGADPRNSFGGYTLIDASVRYEAGFGDVVFSVQNLMDEYYLSYASDTSNATDNLRYFAGRGRVFTLGLERKF, from the coding sequence ATGACGGTTATCGGTGGAGCGCGGATCGCGCGCGCAGGCTTGGCGGCGGGCGCCAGCCTGCTGGCCCTGACGATCGCGGGCGCCGCCCAGGCGCAGGACGCCAAGGGCGCAACCGAGGTCTCGGAACTGGTGATCACCGCCGCGCGCACGACCCTGCCGGCCAGCGCCCTGCCGATGACGGTGGATGTGGTCGACTCCGAGGACCTGGCCCAGCAGGTTTCGATCAGCGGCTCGATCGTCGATGCGGTGTCGTCCCTGTCGCCTTCGTTCTCGCCGACGCGCCAGAAGCTGTCGGGCAGCGGCGAGACCCTGCGCGGCCGCTCGCCGCTCTACGCCATCAACGGCATTCCGCAGTCGACCCCGATCCGCGACGGGTCGCGCGACGGCTTCACCATCGACGCCTTCTTCATCGATCACGTGGAGCTGATCTACGGATCCAACGCCCTCCAGGGCATCGGCGCGACCGGCGGGGTGGTCAACCAGGTCACCGTCGGCCCGCCGAAAGAGGACGGGCTGTCGGGCCGGGTCCTGGTCCAGGCCAGCACCGACGCCCAGGCGCACGGCGACGGCCTAGGCTGGAAGACCGCGGGCCTCGGGGCCTGGCGCAGCGGCGCCTTCGACGCCACGCTCGGCCTCGCCTACGAGGCGCGCGGCGCCTTCTATGACGGCCATGGCGCCCGCATCGGCGTCGACAACACCCAGGGCGAAATCCAGGATTCCACCAGCACCTCGATCTTCGGTCGCTTCGGCTGGCAGATCGACGACAGCCTGCGCCTGGACCTCATCGCCAACCGCTTCGAACTGAAGGGCGACGGCGACTATGTCATCGTGGCCGGCGACCGCACGAAGAACCGCCCGGCCAGCTCGATGCGCGGCTCGCCCGAGGGACGCACCGCGGCCAACCGCGTCGAGACAGTGTCGCTGGCCCTGACCGACGACGATCTGTGGGGCGGCGATCTCAACGCTCAGCTGTTCTACAACCGCTCGCGCGACACCTTCGGCGGCGACCGCAGCGCCACGTTCCAGGACGTGCGCCTGGCCCCGCTCGGCACGCTGTTCGACCAGTCCTCCAACGAATCCGAGAAGCTCGGCGCCCGCGCCAGCTATGAGCGCGAAGCGCCGTTCGTGCCCGGCCTGACCGGCACGCTGGGCCTCGACACCCTGCGTGACGAAACCGCCCAGACCCTGATCGCCACCAATCGCGTCTGGGTGCCGCCGACCGAGTTCCGGAGCGTCGCGCCGTTCGTGCAGGCCAACCTCGCCCTGTTCGGCGACAAGGTGCATCTGGCCGGCGGCGCCCGCTACGAGTCGGTGACCCTGAAGGTCGGCGACTACACGACCCTGGCGACCTATGGCTCGCGCGCGGTCGGCGGCGGCGAGCCGAGCTTCGACGCCACCCTGGTCAACGGCGGCATCGTCGTGACCCCGATCGAGGGCCTGCGCTTCTACGCCAGCTACGCCGAGGGCTACACGGTGCCCGACGTCGGCCGCATCCTGCGCGGGGTGAACCGCGACGGCGTCGACGTCGACAGCTTCCTCGACATCAGCCCGGTGGTTTCCGACAACCAGGAGATCGGCGCGGAGTGGAAGTACGGCCCGATCGAGGCCAGCGCCGCCTACTTCTGGTCGACGTCCAAGCTCGGCCAACTGCTGGTGCTGAACCCGGCCACCAACGTCTATGACGTGCAGCGCCAGCGGGTGGAGATCGAGGGCCTGGAACTGAACGTCTCGGCCAGAACGCCGGTGCCCGGGGTGAGCGTCAACGCCGGCTACGCCAAGCTCAAGGGCCGCGCCGACAGCAATGGCGACGGCAGCGTCGACATCGACCTGGACGGCGCCAACATCTCGCCCGACCGCTTCAACTTCGCGCTGATCTACCAGGACGGCCCGCTGTCGGCGCGGCTGCAGAGCCAGTCCTACCTAGAGCGCAGTTTCGAGGGCGCCGATCCGCGCAATAGTTTCGGCGGCTACACCCTGATCGACGCCTCGGTCCGCTACGAGGCGGGCTTCGGCGACGTGGTCTTCAGCGTCCAGAACCTGATGGACGAGTACTATCTGAGCTATGCGTCCGACACGAGCAACGCGACCGACAACCTGCGCTACTTCGCCGGCCGGGGCCGGGTCTTCACGCTCGGCCTGGAGCGCAAGTTCTGA
- a CDS encoding PepSY-associated TM helix domain-containing protein, with protein MPTLRLLHRWAGGLVGIFLAVLGLSGALLVHKDDFLRATLPHAADPQVQDAASIAAAAEKIFAGPDAPRSIILASERMGLHRLNYGDANRGAYADQSGEIVASWTSKWERPEVWLFDLHHHLLTGDAGELAAGIMALVGLGFVVTGVILWWPARRLFALRAWPANMSRNAVVRQHRDLGVVTAPLLFVSMLTGVMMTLPAVEDLLLAPFTSPAAMSAAVKPPSEKGGPLAADLDVDALLASARARYPDGELRIISLPAKPGGLISLRLRQQGEWLPNGRTMFWFDPADGRLVASRDAQAMPLGLRIANAEYPIHAAKVGGLPYRLVMSVSGLTLALLGSLAVWTFWAGPKIQKRKRRAPVAKAA; from the coding sequence ATGCCGACCCTGAGGCTCCTGCACCGGTGGGCCGGAGGCCTGGTGGGTATCTTCCTGGCGGTGCTCGGCCTCTCGGGGGCGTTGCTGGTGCACAAGGACGACTTCCTGCGCGCCACCCTGCCGCACGCCGCCGATCCGCAGGTGCAGGACGCAGCAAGCATCGCCGCGGCGGCCGAGAAGATCTTCGCAGGGCCGGACGCGCCGCGCTCGATCATCCTGGCCAGCGAGCGGATGGGCCTGCACCGGCTGAACTACGGCGACGCGAACCGCGGCGCCTACGCCGACCAGAGCGGCGAGATTGTCGCCTCCTGGACGTCCAAGTGGGAGCGGCCGGAAGTCTGGTTGTTCGACCTGCACCACCACCTGCTGACCGGCGACGCCGGCGAACTGGCCGCCGGGATCATGGCGCTGGTCGGTCTCGGCTTCGTGGTCACCGGGGTGATCCTGTGGTGGCCGGCGCGGCGGCTGTTCGCCCTGCGCGCCTGGCCGGCGAACATGAGCCGCAACGCCGTGGTGCGCCAGCATCGCGACCTTGGCGTCGTGACCGCGCCGCTGCTGTTCGTCTCGATGCTGACCGGGGTGATGATGACCTTGCCGGCGGTCGAGGACCTGCTGCTGGCCCCGTTCACCTCGCCCGCGGCGATGTCCGCCGCCGTCAAGCCGCCGAGCGAAAAGGGCGGCCCGCTCGCCGCCGACCTCGACGTCGACGCCCTGCTGGCGAGCGCCCGGGCCCGGTATCCCGATGGCGAGCTGCGGATCATCAGCCTGCCGGCCAAGCCGGGCGGGCTGATCTCGCTGCGCCTGCGCCAGCAAGGCGAATGGCTGCCTAACGGCCGGACCATGTTCTGGTTCGATCCGGCCGACGGACGGCTGGTCGCCAGCCGCGACGCCCAGGCGATGCCGTTGGGCCTGCGAATCGCCAACGCCGAGTATCCGATCCACGCGGCCAAGGTCGGCGGCCTGCCCTACCGACTGGTGATGAGCGTCTCGGGCCTGACCCTGGCGCTGCTCGGTTCGCTGGCGGTCTGGACCTTCTGGGCTGGGCCGAAGATCCAGAAGCGCAAGCGGCGCGCGCCGGTCGCCAAGGCGGCCTGA
- a CDS encoding MFS transporter: protein MNPRIFVLTMVTFAFGSGAFIFAGLLEALAADLGVTTAVAGQLQTVFVLTSAVLGPVAAWLFARVDRKVMVIAGLSLGLVLHIACALTPNFETLMVLRALAGLAGAMSGPAASVAAASLAPPDRRGSALAMVSGGMTLAFVVGIPIGSVVGDLFGWRATFVTAAVLSAIALAGVLLFLPRVPAPPKRAGGSLDLPAIWPLYLTTFLAFAANMTLNLYIAPIVRVGAGVTGAGVGAFQSMIGFGSIVGLWLGARAANRDLGRSWILIGFAIQATAMSIHFAATHQVAPAGWPSAALVALGIFVAATALFSITPVIQSRLIAMTEGAPVALALNGSVISVGQALGSAMGGLALATYGVPAIPGAALTMSLLALATLAFVFPRPRPTLAPKP from the coding sequence ATGAATCCGCGCATTTTTGTCCTGACCATGGTGACGTTCGCGTTCGGGTCGGGCGCCTTCATCTTCGCCGGCCTGCTGGAAGCGCTGGCCGCGGACCTTGGGGTCACCACCGCCGTGGCCGGACAGCTGCAGACGGTGTTCGTGCTGACCTCGGCGGTGCTGGGACCGGTCGCGGCCTGGCTGTTCGCGCGGGTCGACCGCAAGGTGATGGTGATCGCGGGCCTCAGCCTCGGCCTGGTGCTGCACATTGCCTGCGCCCTGACCCCGAACTTCGAGACGCTGATGGTGCTGCGGGCCCTGGCGGGCCTGGCCGGGGCCATGTCGGGCCCAGCGGCCAGCGTCGCGGCCGCCTCGCTGGCCCCGCCGGATCGGCGCGGATCGGCCCTGGCCATGGTGTCGGGCGGCATGACCCTGGCGTTCGTGGTCGGCATTCCGATCGGCAGCGTGGTCGGCGACCTATTCGGCTGGCGCGCGACCTTCGTGACCGCCGCCGTGCTGTCGGCGATCGCCCTGGCCGGGGTGCTGCTGTTCCTGCCGCGGGTGCCGGCGCCGCCCAAGCGCGCCGGCGGCAGCCTCGACCTGCCGGCGATCTGGCCGCTTTACCTGACTACTTTCCTGGCCTTTGCGGCCAACATGACCCTGAACCTCTACATCGCCCCGATCGTGCGGGTGGGGGCCGGCGTCACCGGCGCGGGCGTCGGCGCCTTCCAGTCGATGATCGGCTTCGGCTCCATCGTCGGCCTGTGGCTGGGGGCGCGGGCCGCCAACCGCGACCTCGGACGCAGCTGGATCCTGATCGGCTTTGCGATCCAGGCGACGGCGATGAGCATTCACTTCGCCGCCACCCACCAGGTCGCGCCGGCCGGCTGGCCCAGCGCCGCCCTGGTCGCCTTGGGGATCTTCGTGGCCGCGACGGCGCTGTTCTCAATCACGCCGGTGATCCAGTCGCGGCTGATCGCGATGACCGAGGGCGCGCCGGTCGCCTTGGCGCTCAACGGATCGGTGATCTCGGTCGGCCAGGCGCTGGGCTCGGCCATGGGCGGACTGGCGCTGGCGACCTACGGCGTGCCGGCGATCCCCGGCGCGGCGCTGACCATGTCGCTGCTGGCGCTGGCCACCCTGGCCTTCGTGTTCCCCAGGCCGCGACCGACCCTCGCCCCGAAGCCGTAG
- the gyrB gene encoding DNA topoisomerase (ATP-hydrolyzing) subunit B, translating into MTDETQGETNGQAEYGAESIKVLKGLDAVRKRPGMYIGDTDDGSGLHHMVYEVVDNAIDETLAGYASRVEVILNADGSVTVTDDGRGIPTDIHEGEGVSAAEVIMTQLHAGGKFDQNSYKVSGGLHGVGVSVVNALSDWLRLKIYRGGKAHEMEFRRGDAVSPLVVTGDAPLRENGEFLSGTEVTFMASSETFAFTEYDRKTLEHRLRELAFLNSGVTIWLKDNREAEPFVELLHYEGGIEAFVRHLDKAKTPLLKTPIVVRGKKDNVELDLSLWWNDGYHENVLCFTNNIPQKDGGTHLAAFRSALTRIITSYAESSGATKREKVSLSGEDAREGLTCVLSVKVPDPKFSSQTKDKLVSSEVRPAVESLVSEGVSTWFEEHPNEAKLIVQKIAEAAAAREAARKARELTRRKSALDITSLPGKLADCSEKDPAKSEVFLVEGDSAGGSAKQARNRENQAILPLRGKILNVERARFDKMLSSDQIGTLITALGAGIGRDDFNIDKLRYHKIVIMTDADVDGAHIRTLLLTFFYRQMPEVIERGYLYIAQPPLYKATKSRQSRYLKDDAELENYLIDEGVEGAALDLSTGERLVGADLLALVQSARGAKANIERLSARAPAFAIEQAAIAGLLAEEGGDLAKAAKRMDLYAEEGDGTWNGEKAANGGYVFSRIKRGVSERIVLDDLLLHAADARRLSERAAAMVETFDGVATFTRKDKTATVRGPLDLFNAVMEAGRRGLSIQRYKGLGEMNPDQLWETTLDADARTLLQVKVTHADDADDMFTRLMGDLVEPRREFIQDNALDAEVDV; encoded by the coding sequence ATGACCGACGAAACCCAAGGCGAAACCAACGGGCAGGCCGAGTACGGCGCGGAGTCCATCAAGGTCCTGAAGGGCCTGGACGCGGTGCGCAAGCGCCCCGGCATGTACATTGGCGACACCGACGACGGCTCTGGCCTGCACCACATGGTCTACGAGGTGGTCGACAACGCCATCGACGAGACCCTGGCCGGTTACGCCAGCCGCGTCGAAGTGATCCTCAACGCCGACGGCTCGGTGACCGTCACCGACGACGGCCGCGGCATTCCCACGGACATTCACGAGGGCGAAGGCGTCTCGGCGGCCGAGGTCATCATGACCCAGCTGCACGCCGGCGGTAAGTTCGACCAGAACTCCTACAAGGTCTCCGGCGGCCTGCACGGCGTCGGCGTCTCCGTCGTCAACGCGCTGTCGGACTGGCTGCGCTTGAAGATCTATCGCGGCGGCAAGGCCCACGAGATGGAGTTCCGCCGCGGGGATGCGGTCTCGCCCCTGGTCGTCACCGGCGACGCGCCGCTGCGCGAAAACGGCGAGTTCCTGTCGGGCACCGAAGTCACCTTCATGGCCTCGTCCGAGACCTTCGCGTTCACCGAGTACGACCGCAAGACGCTGGAGCATCGCCTGCGCGAGCTCGCCTTCCTGAACTCCGGCGTGACCATCTGGCTGAAGGACAACCGCGAGGCCGAGCCGTTCGTCGAGCTGCTGCACTACGAGGGCGGCATCGAGGCGTTCGTGCGCCACCTGGACAAGGCCAAGACCCCGCTGCTGAAGACCCCGATCGTGGTCCGCGGCAAGAAGGACAATGTCGAGCTGGACCTGTCGCTCTGGTGGAACGACGGCTACCACGAGAACGTCCTCTGCTTCACGAACAACATCCCGCAGAAGGACGGCGGCACCCACCTGGCGGCCTTCCGCTCGGCCCTGACCCGCATCATCACCAGCTATGCCGAGAGCTCGGGCGCGACCAAGCGCGAGAAGGTTTCGCTGTCGGGCGAGGACGCCCGCGAAGGCCTGACCTGCGTGCTCTCGGTCAAGGTCCCGGACCCGAAGTTCTCGTCGCAGACCAAGGACAAGCTGGTCTCCTCGGAAGTGCGCCCCGCGGTCGAAAGCCTGGTGTCGGAAGGCGTCAGCACCTGGTTCGAGGAACACCCGAACGAGGCCAAGCTGATCGTCCAGAAGATCGCCGAGGCCGCCGCCGCGCGTGAAGCGGCCCGTAAGGCCCGCGAACTGACCCGCCGCAAGTCGGCGCTCGACATAACCTCGCTGCCCGGCAAGCTCGCCGACTGCTCGGAAAAGGACCCGGCCAAGTCGGAAGTCTTCCTGGTCGAGGGCGACTCCGCCGGCGGCTCGGCCAAGCAGGCGCGCAACCGCGAGAACCAGGCGATCCTGCCGCTGCGCGGCAAGATCCTGAACGTCGAGCGCGCCCGCTTCGACAAGATGCTGTCGTCCGACCAGATCGGCACGCTGATCACGGCGCTGGGCGCCGGCATCGGCCGCGACGACTTCAACATCGACAAGCTGCGCTACCACAAGATCGTCATCATGACGGACGCCGACGTCGACGGCGCCCACATCCGGACCCTGCTGCTGACCTTCTTCTACCGGCAGATGCCGGAGGTGATCGAGCGCGGCTACCTCTATATCGCCCAGCCGCCGCTCTATAAGGCGACCAAGAGCCGTCAGTCGCGCTACCTGAAGGACGACGCCGAGCTCGAAAACTACCTGATCGACGAGGGCGTCGAGGGCGCAGCGCTCGACCTGTCGACCGGCGAACGCCTGGTGGGCGCCGACCTGCTCGCCCTGGTCCAAAGCGCCCGCGGCGCCAAGGCCAACATCGAACGCCTGTCCGCCCGCGCCCCGGCCTTCGCGATTGAACAGGCCGCCATCGCGGGCCTGCTGGCCGAAGAAGGCGGCGACCTGGCCAAGGCGGCCAAGCGCATGGACCTCTACGCTGAGGAAGGCGACGGGACCTGGAACGGCGAAAAGGCCGCCAACGGCGGCTACGTGTTCTCGCGGATCAAGCGCGGCGTGTCCGAGCGCATCGTGCTCGACGACCTGCTGCTGCATGCGGCCGACGCGCGCCGCCTGTCGGAACGCGCCGCGGCCATGGTCGAGACCTTTGATGGCGTCGCGACCTTCACCCGCAAGGACAAGACCGCCACCGTCCGCGGCCCGCTGGACCTGTTCAACGCGGTGATGGAGGCCGGTCGCCGGGGCCTGTCGATCCAGCGCTACAAGGGCCTGGGCGAGATGAACCCGGACCAGCTGTGGGAGACGACGCTCGACGCCGACGCCCGCACGCTGCTGCAGGTCAAGGTGACCCACGCCGACGATGCCGACGACATGTTCACCCGCCTGATGGGCGACCTGGTCGAACCGCGCCGCGAGTTCATTCAGGACAACGCCCTAGACGCCGAAGTCGACGTCTAG
- the recF gene encoding DNA replication/repair protein RecF — MTTAFARLTLTDFRSYERAELALDGRPVFLVGPNGAGKTNFLEAVSLFTPGRGLRGAVGAELGRRRPGEAQGRAWAVAAVIEQDGEPVRIGTGIESAGAARRTVRLEGEPVPPGRLSDHQRQVWLTPAQDRLFLEGAGDRRRFFDRLVFAAEPGHAAHASAYEKSQRERMRLLNDGPADAAWLTALEARMAQAGALMAQARARTLAALQAEIDSRGDRPFPQARLSLTGDWERMAAEGLEAEEIEARLARALAAARERDAAAGRALTGPHRGDLAVIHAEKDRPAAECSTGEQKALILNLVLGQAARLSRAESAPNPILLLDEVAAHLDRRRRAALFDEIEALKLQAFLTGTDEHLFEDLKGRAQGVHVDGSNLAILDTV; from the coding sequence GTGACCACCGCCTTCGCCCGCCTGACCCTGACGGACTTCCGCTCCTACGAGCGGGCCGAGCTCGCCCTGGACGGGCGGCCGGTGTTCCTGGTCGGGCCGAACGGGGCCGGCAAGACCAATTTCCTGGAGGCGGTGAGCCTGTTTACCCCAGGCCGCGGCCTGCGCGGCGCGGTCGGCGCCGAACTCGGCCGCCGACGGCCCGGCGAGGCTCAGGGCCGCGCCTGGGCGGTCGCCGCCGTCATCGAGCAGGACGGCGAGCCGGTGCGCATCGGCACGGGGATCGAAAGCGCCGGCGCGGCGCGACGCACGGTGCGGCTGGAGGGCGAGCCGGTCCCGCCCGGCCGGCTTTCCGACCACCAGCGCCAGGTCTGGCTGACCCCGGCCCAGGACCGATTGTTCCTCGAAGGCGCCGGCGACCGCCGCCGGTTCTTCGACCGGCTGGTGTTCGCCGCCGAGCCCGGTCACGCGGCCCACGCCAGCGCCTATGAGAAATCCCAGCGCGAGCGCATGCGGCTGCTGAACGACGGCCCGGCCGACGCCGCGTGGCTGACCGCACTGGAGGCCCGGATGGCGCAGGCTGGGGCGCTGATGGCCCAGGCCCGCGCCCGCACCCTGGCGGCGTTGCAGGCCGAGATCGACAGCCGCGGCGACCGGCCGTTCCCGCAGGCCCGGCTGTCGCTGACCGGCGACTGGGAACGGATGGCCGCGGAGGGGCTCGAGGCCGAGGAGATCGAGGCGCGCCTGGCCCGCGCCCTGGCCGCCGCCCGTGAGCGCGACGCCGCCGCCGGCCGCGCCCTGACCGGCCCGCATCGCGGCGATCTGGCCGTCATCCACGCCGAAAAGGACCGTCCGGCGGCAGAGTGCTCCACCGGCGAGCAGAAAGCCCTGATTTTGAACCTGGTTTTGGGCCAGGCGGCGCGTCTTTCGCGTGCAGAATCGGCTCCAAACCCTATATTGTTGCTGGATGAAGTCGCAGCGCATCTGGACCGTCGCAGGCGGGCCGCGCTCTTCGACGAAATCGAGGCGCTCAAGCTGCAGGCGTTCCTGACCGGAACGGACGAGCATCTCTTCGAGGATTTGAAGGGCCGGGCCCAGGGCGTCCATGTGGACGGCTCGAACCTGGCGATTCTGGATACGGTATGA
- a CDS encoding TonB family protein, which translates to MSLKHLICIGVAALVASAVDASAWAKPRPSVVTNPDWLERPNGDDVSALYPPIALEFNISGRAALVCAVDTYGALEDCSAEEESPKGLGFGSAAVALAPKFRMTPKMVDGRPVVGGSVRIPINFNAPKLEDIPPAPTPLSAAATDQARTLVELLWKGNSTAFRMWRDQQDVTGIDVDDETEAAANKAFDETAPAYQDHILTNMPAYYAAELQADEIETIIRFFRSAAGKKIVALSPFELTESRQDEAQNLRDLSAQQARDEFCLDHPCSPFPDSKTLRQADETWQPDIIDPDMGEAASAEQIWAAFPLVPKRLRISGWSTLVCKVGALGLLEDCAVAIEQPAGLGFGAAALSLAPRYRLAPAVMAYGAHRSSVAVPILFEIQTRVVTEPLPAPETSAMAVARRLVALDAQTWPSFEADATNLLAVDEASLGPGVKRDAIVALRRSQETWRRHTMELEAAVYTDRYTETELRQLLAFRESSAGGKWSGSNFYEKLTPVFSGAAVVAQKRARAQFCSSRDCERQPASGAGR; encoded by the coding sequence ATGAGCCTGAAACACTTGATTTGCATCGGCGTTGCAGCGCTCGTGGCCTCGGCGGTCGACGCTTCGGCGTGGGCCAAGCCTCGACCATCGGTGGTGACTAATCCCGATTGGCTGGAACGTCCCAACGGCGACGACGTGTCCGCGCTCTATCCGCCGATCGCCCTTGAGTTCAACATTTCGGGCCGGGCGGCCCTGGTCTGCGCGGTCGATACCTATGGTGCTCTCGAGGATTGCTCGGCCGAGGAGGAGAGCCCCAAGGGGCTTGGCTTCGGATCCGCCGCCGTCGCGCTCGCGCCCAAGTTCCGTATGACGCCTAAGATGGTCGACGGCCGTCCGGTGGTCGGCGGATCGGTTCGTATTCCCATCAACTTCAATGCGCCGAAGCTTGAAGACATCCCGCCTGCGCCGACGCCGCTGTCGGCCGCGGCGACGGATCAGGCGCGGACCCTCGTCGAGCTCCTCTGGAAGGGAAATTCCACGGCATTTCGCATGTGGCGGGACCAACAGGACGTCACCGGCATCGATGTCGATGACGAGACCGAGGCCGCGGCCAATAAGGCCTTCGACGAGACGGCTCCGGCCTACCAGGACCACATCCTGACCAACATGCCGGCGTATTACGCGGCCGAACTGCAAGCCGATGAGATCGAGACGATTATCAGGTTCTTCCGGTCGGCGGCCGGCAAGAAGATTGTTGCGCTGAGCCCCTTCGAACTCACCGAGAGCCGCCAGGACGAGGCGCAGAACCTCCGCGACCTATCAGCTCAGCAGGCCCGGGACGAATTTTGTCTCGACCATCCATGCAGTCCGTTCCCGGACTCCAAGACTCTGCGGCAGGCCGACGAAACCTGGCAGCCCGACATCATCGACCCGGACATGGGGGAGGCGGCCAGCGCCGAGCAGATCTGGGCCGCGTTCCCGCTCGTGCCCAAAAGGCTTAGGATTTCGGGCTGGAGCACGCTGGTGTGCAAGGTCGGCGCTCTTGGGTTGCTCGAGGATTGCGCCGTGGCCATCGAGCAGCCCGCAGGCCTCGGCTTTGGCGCGGCGGCGCTTTCACTCGCGCCTCGATACCGGTTGGCGCCGGCCGTCATGGCTTATGGCGCGCACCGAAGCAGCGTCGCCGTGCCGATTCTGTTCGAGATCCAGACGCGAGTGGTGACGGAGCCCTTGCCGGCGCCTGAGACCTCCGCCATGGCCGTGGCCAGGCGGCTGGTCGCGCTGGACGCCCAGACGTGGCCGAGCTTCGAGGCGGATGCGACAAATCTCCTGGCCGTCGACGAGGCCAGTTTGGGGCCGGGGGTCAAGCGCGACGCCATCGTCGCCCTGCGCCGCAGCCAAGAGACCTGGCGGCGACACACCATGGAGCTCGAGGCCGCCGTCTACACGGACAGATATACCGAAACCGAACTGCGCCAACTCCTGGCCTTCAGGGAGAGCTCAGCAGGCGGGAAGTGGAGCGGTTCAAATTTTTACGAGAAGCTCACCCCGGTGTTCAGCGGCGCGGCGGTCGTGGCGCAGAAGCGAGCTCGCGCGCAGTTCTGTAGTTCGCGCGACTGCGAGAGGCAGCCGGCGTCAGGCGCCGGCCGCTAG